A genomic stretch from Mastacembelus armatus chromosome 12, fMasArm1.2, whole genome shotgun sequence includes:
- the stoml2 gene encoding stomatin-like protein 2, mitochondrial has product MMLRTLCRAGGAILQQSQRTVPRLWVTPAQQRWASSLPMNTVILFVPQQEAWVVERMGRFHRILEPGLNFLIPVLDRIRYVQSLKEIVIDVPEQSAVSLDNVTLQIDGVLYLRILDPFKASYGVEDPEYAVTQLAQTTMRSELGKLTLDKVFRERESLNSNIVHSINQAADDWGIRCLRYEIKDIHVPPRVKESMQMQVEAERKKRATVLESEGTREAAINVAEGHKQAQILASEGEKAEQINKAAGEAQAILAKAEAKAKAIRLLSGALTEQNGNAAASLSVAEQYVSAFSNLAKESNTILLPSNTGDISGMVTQAMTIYGTLSKTSPKVVTEDVEEKSEEPVNQLASSQ; this is encoded by the exons ATGATGCTGCGGACGCTGTGTCGGGCCGGCGGAGCCATTCTGCAG CAAAGCCAGCGGACCGTGCCGAGGCTGTGGGTGACACCAGCCCAGCAGCGATGGGCGTCCAGCCTGCCCATGAACACCGTGATCTTGTTTGTGCCCCAACAGGAAGCCTGGGTGGTGGAGAGGATGGGTCGCTTCCACCGGATCTTAGAGCCG GGTTTAAATTTCCTCATACCTGTACTTGATCGAATTCGATACGTGCAGAGTCTCAAAGAGATTGTGATTGATGTGCCAGAGCAATCAGCAGTATCTCTAG ATAATGTTACACTACAGATTGATGGAGTGCTTTACTTAAGGATCCTAGACCCTTTCAAG GCCAGTTATGGTGTTGAGGATCCAGAATACGCTGTCACACAGCTCGCACAGACCACCATGCGTTCAGAACTGGGGAAACTTACACTGGACAAAGTGTTCAGA GAAAGGGAATCCCTTAATTCCAACATCGTCCACTCCATCAATCAAGCTGCAGATGACTGGGGAATCCGTTGCCTCCGTTATGAAATCAAAGACATACATGTTCCTCCTCGTGTCAAAGAATCCATGCAGATGCag GTGGAGGCTGAGCGTAAAAAGAGGGCCACAGTGCTGGAGTCTGAGGGGACAAGGGAAGCAGCCATTAATGTCGCAGAGGGTCATAAACAAGCTCAGATCCTGGCCTCGGAGGGTGAAAAAGCAGAGCAGATCAATAAAGCCGCAG GTGAGGCCCAAGCAATTTTAGCCAAAGCAGAGGCAAAGGCCAAGGCCATTCGTCTGCTGTCAGGGGCTCTGACTGAGCAG AATGGAAATGCGGCAGCGTCACTCAGTGTGGCCGAGCAATACGTGTCTGCTTTCTCCAACCTTGCCAAAGAGTCCAACACCATCCTTCTGCCCTCAAATACGGGTGACATTAGTGGAATGGTCACACAG